The proteins below are encoded in one region of Corynebacterium felinum:
- the hflX gene encoding GTPase HflX has translation MTKDKSSQHLTVDELLTQAFKNHTPTIPAEPEGEDLSGLLEVSTPTSARENTAREGASAPTTSADVPTVGELDLEARASLRSLTRGSGIHATDQDDGYDVEYRKLRLERVILVGVWTEGTTAEIEANMQELAALAETAGSEVVDMLYQKRDRPDPGTYIGSGKVKELKDIVVATGVDTVVCDGELSPGQMIALEKALDVKVIDRTMLILDIFAQHAKSKEGKAQVSLAQMEYLITRVRGWGGALSRQAGGRAGSNGGVGLRGPGETKIEADRRRLRTDMAKLRKEISGMKTARDIKRQQRRASTIPQIAIAGYTNAGKSSLINALTGAGVLVEDALFATLDPTTRRAELADGRQVVFTDTVGFVRHLPTQLVEAFRSTLEEVVEADLVLHVVDASDPFPLKQIEAVNGVISDIVRELGCQAPPEIIVANKIDAADPLVLAELRHAIDDIVFVSAHTGEGIAELEARVELFLNSLDAHVQLLIPFTRGDVVSRVHKLGTVLNEEYTEEGTLVEVRLPVSLAEELREFRRETV, from the coding sequence ATGACTAAAGATAAATCTTCACAGCACCTCACAGTTGATGAGCTGCTCACACAAGCATTCAAGAATCACACTCCAACAATTCCCGCCGAACCCGAAGGCGAAGATCTCTCCGGTTTGCTCGAAGTAAGCACACCAACATCTGCCCGCGAGAACACAGCACGCGAAGGCGCAAGCGCACCAACCACAAGTGCAGACGTTCCCACTGTGGGCGAACTTGACCTTGAGGCGCGTGCATCATTGCGAAGCCTCACCCGCGGATCTGGTATTCATGCCACCGATCAGGACGACGGCTACGACGTTGAATACCGTAAACTGCGCCTCGAACGCGTTATCCTCGTGGGCGTGTGGACCGAAGGTACCACCGCAGAAATTGAAGCGAACATGCAAGAGCTCGCAGCACTTGCCGAAACCGCAGGTTCTGAAGTCGTAGACATGCTCTATCAAAAGCGTGATCGGCCAGACCCCGGTACCTATATTGGTTCCGGCAAAGTCAAAGAGCTCAAAGACATTGTTGTCGCCACCGGTGTCGACACCGTTGTGTGCGACGGTGAGCTTTCGCCTGGCCAAATGATCGCGTTGGAAAAAGCGCTTGACGTGAAGGTCATTGACCGAACCATGCTCATCCTTGATATTTTTGCCCAGCACGCGAAAAGCAAGGAAGGTAAAGCGCAGGTTTCACTGGCGCAAATGGAGTATCTGATTACTCGCGTGCGTGGTTGGGGCGGGGCGCTTTCGCGCCAGGCTGGTGGCCGAGCCGGTTCCAACGGTGGTGTGGGTCTGCGTGGACCTGGTGAAACCAAGATTGAAGCGGACCGTCGCCGTCTACGCACCGATATGGCGAAACTTCGGAAAGAAATTTCCGGAATGAAAACCGCCCGCGACATTAAACGCCAGCAACGTCGCGCCTCCACCATTCCGCAAATTGCGATCGCAGGCTACACCAATGCTGGTAAATCCTCCCTCATCAACGCACTGACCGGTGCCGGAGTGTTGGTCGAAGATGCACTGTTTGCAACCCTAGACCCAACAACCCGGCGCGCAGAGCTTGCTGATGGACGCCAGGTGGTGTTTACCGACACTGTGGGTTTTGTTCGCCATTTGCCTACTCAGTTGGTTGAAGCGTTCCGTTCGACCTTGGAAGAGGTTGTGGAGGCTGATTTAGTGTTGCATGTGGTGGATGCTTCTGATCCGTTCCCACTGAAGCAGATTGAGGCTGTTAATGGTGTGATTTCCGATATTGTTCGGGAGTTGGGTTGCCAGGCACCGCCGGAGATTATTGTGGCGAACAAGATTGATGCGGCTGATCCTTTGGTGTTGGCGGAGTTGCGTCATGCGATTGATGACATTGTGTTTGTCTCTGCGCATACTGGTGAGGGGATTGCGGAGCTGGAAGCTCGCGTGGAGTTGTTCCTCAACTCCTTGGATGCGCATGTGCAGTTGCTGATTCCGTTTACTCGTGGAGATGTGGTTTCGCGTGTGCATAAGTTGGGCACCGTGTTGAATGAGGAGTACACGGAGGAAGGCACGTTAGTTGAGGTGCGTCTTCCTGTGTCGTTGGCAGAGGAGCTGCGTGAGTTTAGGCGCGAAACTGTATAA
- a CDS encoding DUF418 domain-containing protein, producing the protein MEKITRKPRVRIDGFDVARALAIIGMVMAHAGTTSWPGAHIADGYASALFAVLAGISTSLMLEKATIAGGAELAQARSRLVMRGVIIFLIGIALSSLQSVIAIVLSAIALILMLLGPVTRWSLFKQLLFLVGMSLCSAAIAGSFGYWHTVHPLLTIPYPLFAWLAYGTAGMVAYRLLTHNKWWQLGSIALAALVMSVSYRARYQLDELENGPSLNEKPAPQIPSSLAEPDYSSVSSLPGQFNDNPYGFFRNAIDISPHSGGLGDIWLSIAGAFGIISVCLLLCHPRFLRTLLFPFRSMGSMALTVYVLHAISAGWYLGGIPFSRPDDFAYPAKSDYSMEKYDDTYEPLPKSSPDDSMEEVPLLLITIGSALALSSLWRLKFRRGPLEGMTHALLNKATAELPPLDQQQLLDRSVLAAERRSIRQALGIHERPESLALDTTHASTPVPSDNTENPNI; encoded by the coding sequence ATGGAAAAAATCACTCGTAAGCCACGAGTTCGCATCGACGGTTTCGACGTCGCCCGTGCGCTTGCCATCATCGGCATGGTGATGGCGCATGCTGGCACCACTTCATGGCCTGGCGCGCACATTGCCGACGGCTACGCATCGGCACTATTTGCAGTGCTGGCAGGCATATCCACCTCACTGATGCTTGAAAAAGCCACAATCGCTGGTGGCGCTGAGCTTGCCCAAGCCCGTTCGAGGTTGGTGATGCGCGGAGTGATTATCTTCCTCATCGGAATTGCGCTCAGCTCACTTCAATCCGTGATTGCGATCGTACTTTCCGCCATCGCTCTGATCCTTATGCTGCTTGGCCCTGTCACAAGGTGGAGCTTGTTCAAGCAACTGCTGTTTTTGGTGGGAATGTCGTTGTGCAGTGCTGCCATTGCCGGTTCTTTTGGTTACTGGCACACAGTGCACCCACTGTTGACCATCCCCTACCCTTTGTTTGCGTGGCTCGCCTATGGCACCGCCGGCATGGTCGCCTACCGTTTGCTCACTCACAACAAGTGGTGGCAACTTGGATCCATCGCACTGGCAGCGCTCGTCATGAGCGTTTCCTACCGTGCCCGCTATCAGCTGGATGAGCTGGAAAATGGCCCCTCACTTAACGAAAAGCCAGCACCTCAAATCCCCAGCTCACTGGCAGAGCCGGACTACTCCAGTGTGAGCTCATTGCCTGGACAGTTTAACGACAACCCCTATGGTTTTTTCCGCAACGCAATAGACATCAGCCCGCATTCGGGAGGGCTTGGCGATATCTGGCTGTCCATCGCCGGCGCTTTCGGTATTATCAGCGTGTGCCTGCTGCTGTGCCACCCCAGGTTCCTACGCACCCTCTTATTCCCTTTCCGTTCCATGGGATCAATGGCACTCACAGTCTATGTACTCCACGCCATTTCGGCAGGCTGGTATTTGGGCGGTATCCCCTTTTCACGACCAGATGATTTTGCGTATCCAGCGAAATCCGACTACTCCATGGAGAAGTATGACGATACCTACGAACCGCTACCGAAATCCTCGCCCGATGATTCCATGGAAGAAGTACCGCTATTACTGATCACCATCGGCAGCGCCTTAGCCTTATCTTCCTTGTGGCGTCTCAAGTTCCGCCGCGGCCCATTGGAGGGCATGACCCACGCACTTTTGAATAAGGCCACAGCTGAACTACCGCCACTGGATCAACAGCAACTCCTCGATCGGTCCGTGCTTGCCGCAGAGCGGCGCTCGATCCGTCAAGCATTAGGCATTCATGAACGCCCTGAAAGCCTGGCTTTAGACACTACACACGCCTCCACACCAGTGCCGAGTGACAACACCGAGAACCCCAACATCTAG
- a CDS encoding pyroglutamyl-peptidase I, translated as MRVLITGFEPFGHDTENASESVAQALAHRFPPREHAHTGQNNAGSTLECISEILPVTFAEAHLVLQAAVEKHQPDFILCLGEAGGRDYLSLEHIGVNEHNARIPDNAGEQPVGSAIIPSGERYLNPQLPLSVDQLCAVINQHGITAKPSNDAGRFVCNHVSYWLYYWLDRKPEWMTATGGIFVHIPALRSNSIATVGAETDPETPSVASVDPNAPRTIEQCVTGLTLMLEELHRVTMRTTALSYVRACAANVQG; from the coding sequence ATGCGTGTTTTAATCACCGGATTTGAGCCTTTTGGGCACGATACAGAAAACGCCAGCGAGAGTGTTGCACAGGCATTAGCACACCGTTTTCCACCGCGCGAACACGCACATACTGGTCAAAACAATGCAGGCTCAACACTGGAATGCATCAGCGAAATTCTGCCTGTCACTTTCGCCGAGGCACATCTCGTGCTTCAAGCAGCGGTGGAAAAACACCAACCCGACTTTATCCTGTGCCTTGGGGAAGCCGGTGGCCGTGACTACCTGAGCCTAGAGCACATCGGGGTCAACGAACACAATGCCCGAATCCCCGATAATGCAGGTGAGCAACCTGTAGGTTCTGCGATTATTCCCAGCGGTGAGCGGTATCTTAACCCACAGCTTCCGCTGAGCGTGGATCAACTCTGTGCGGTGATTAATCAGCATGGAATCACAGCAAAGCCGAGCAATGATGCTGGGCGCTTTGTATGCAACCATGTCAGTTATTGGCTGTATTACTGGCTCGATCGAAAACCGGAGTGGATGACAGCTACAGGCGGGATCTTTGTGCATATTCCGGCTCTTCGCAGCAATAGCATTGCTACGGTGGGCGCAGAAACCGATCCTGAAACACCAAGTGTGGCCAGTGTGGATCCGAATGCGCCACGCACGATCGAACAGTGTGTCACAGGACTAACTCTGATGCTGGAAGAGCTTCATCGCGTAACAATGCGCACAACAGCGCTCAGCTACGTGCGTGCTTGTGCAGCCAACGTGCAAGGTTAA
- the dapF gene encoding diaminopimelate epimerase produces the protein MTHTTLPETLNFAKGHGTENDFVIIEDPHAELTITDTLVAAICDRRAGIGGDGLLRVVRAHALVDSGVIAELPEGVAGTDWFMDYYNADGSIAEMCGNGTRVFAHYVRSRALVATDIFTVGTRAGAKPVTVSDCDQWHAQVGVEMGPATVLGVSTCAIGTDKFAGVAVDMGNPHLACVVPGMSAQTLAAMDLIQPVFDQEFFPEGVNVEIVTEFNPSSKDVHMRVFERGVGETRSCGTGTVAAARAALADAGLVDGTVTVHIPGGSVTVTIAGETSTLEGPSAIVATGTMATATLKI, from the coding sequence ATGACACACACGACGCTCCCCGAAACCCTGAACTTTGCTAAAGGACACGGCACCGAAAACGACTTCGTCATCATCGAAGACCCTCACGCCGAACTAACCATCACCGATACTCTCGTCGCCGCAATCTGTGACCGCCGCGCAGGCATCGGCGGCGACGGGCTACTGCGCGTCGTCCGCGCCCACGCACTCGTAGACTCAGGCGTAATCGCCGAACTTCCCGAAGGCGTTGCCGGAACAGACTGGTTCATGGACTACTACAACGCTGACGGCTCCATTGCCGAAATGTGTGGCAACGGCACCCGAGTCTTCGCCCACTACGTGCGCAGCCGCGCACTAGTTGCAACTGATATCTTCACGGTTGGCACTCGCGCCGGGGCTAAGCCTGTTACTGTCAGCGACTGTGATCAATGGCATGCCCAGGTGGGGGTTGAGATGGGCCCAGCAACTGTTCTTGGGGTGTCCACCTGCGCTATCGGCACAGATAAATTTGCCGGTGTGGCGGTTGATATGGGCAACCCCCATCTGGCCTGTGTGGTCCCAGGTATGAGCGCTCAGACACTAGCTGCCATGGACTTGATTCAACCTGTTTTCGACCAAGAGTTTTTCCCCGAAGGGGTTAACGTCGAAATTGTCACTGAATTCAACCCTTCCAGTAAGGACGTCCACATGCGCGTGTTTGAACGCGGTGTGGGCGAGACTCGCTCCTGCGGCACAGGCACGGTTGCGGCAGCGCGGGCAGCGCTTGCCGACGCCGGACTCGTAGACGGAACTGTCACTGTCCACATCCCTGGAGGTTCAGTCACAGTCACCATTGCTGGCGAAACCTCCACCTTGGAAGGCCCTTCAGCGATTGTGGCGACCGGAACCATGGCTACCGCCACACTGAAGATATAG